The window CATCCATCAAAAATGGGATGAAAAAGAAAATTTTGAACCGCACAGAATCTATCATGAAGACAATGTGTACGATGTAATTACCAATGCATTATATATTGCGACATTTAACGGGAAAAGCGAACAGGAATTATATCCTTATATCAAGCAGTTTTTAAACAGTTATGGAGATAAGTTCTTTGAATCGAATCTAAAGAATTTCCTTTTAAAGAAAAACTGCAGACCCCTGGTAACAGATATAGAACAAGCTATGCAAAGTGCCTTATATAATAAAAGGTTCTATCAGGCCAGCCAGTTATTTCCGGTTATGGTTCACTATGAGAAAAATATATTTAATGAATATGTGGATGTTTTTAGCTCTTTAATAAAAGTGGATAATAGAATCATATACAATAGGGAAGAAGCAGAAAAAATGCTCTAAAAATTAAATGCAGTCTTTACTATATAGAAATGTAAACCTACTTAAATATGAAAGAGATGGATAGAAAAATGTTCAGTTTAATGCTGTTCTTTTATTCCATCTAATATTTTTTGCAGTTTATACAGATTTGGACTTTGAAAGCCATAATTAGTAAATAAGAATTTTGATCCTTTTATGATTTTTTCATTTTGAAGGTAATTCCAGTGAGGAGGCGGGTTCTTGGAAGCATCCAATGTTTCGTTTAAACAAATTACCATTTCATCATGCTTATATATTAAAATGAATAAGGTAACCTGTTTAAGCCTTGGTTTAACATTTTGTATATAGGTCCAATAGTATTCGTATTTGAATGGGTAATTAATTATAATTTCATTTTCTTTCATCTGTATTGTCAAATCAATTTGCTCATTACTTTTTCTATGCAATGTAACTATTGATTGGGCAGACTTTCGCCCCTTAATTCCAAGGATTAAAAACAGCGATGAAAGTAGTGAAGGCAGGGCCCAATACAGTATTAAATCTATTTTATATTCATTGGTTATAAAAAAAATAAATAAGCTTGCCACTCCAAGTATACCTATAATCAAAGCAAGACTGCTAAAATGAAAACTCTTTTGTACAGTAGAAAACACTGCCTTAAAGTATTCATTACCTTGCAAGGATTTTTGAGCAAACTCAATATTTGATGAGTCATCACCAAAGACCTTTCTTTCAAAGTCCTTAATAGTTTCTGTTTCTATCTTTTCCTGTTCTATCTCCTCTTTTTCTTCTTCTTCAAGAGCTTGTTCATATAAGCCTCTTTTTTTCAATATATCAATTATGGCATCCTGAGCATCCGGAACATAACGTTTACGGTTTCTGTACATTTCCAAAATGTTCCCATTAGGCTTAAGATCTAAAGTGTCATAATACTCATTTTTCATATCATCATTTGTTTTTTGAATATAAAATATAATTGATAGTGTTAAAAGTTAAAAATAACCAAACGAATTGAAGTAGCAATGAAAATTTTTAATTAAATTAAGTCTTTTTATTGTTGTTTTTATAGAGTTTTTGGTACGAAAATTCATGAATGTAATTTCGCTTCATGAAAAGTTAATGGTCTTTATTGATGAATTTACCACTGCCAAGAAAAAACTATGCAGTATATGGAAAATAGTGCCTTCGTTAAGTCTTTAACACAAGATTTGTTAGGAATTAATTTTCAAAATCAGGAAGCTTAAAAAAGGCTTCATCAAAATAAATATAAGCTTACTACCACACAGCTGAACTTTTTGTTAGAGCTAAATATCAAGCCTGTAAATAAATTCCTCTATTTCCGCTTGCCTGGCATTGGCAAAACCTTTGTCTGTACCGATTTTAATAAAGCTGCAGTTTTCCAGAACTTTTTGTGAACCAAGGTTGTCAAAAGCGACCCGTCCAAAAATGGGCCTTGTCGTTTCGATGGTAAGAAAATCTTTCAACGCTGTAGTAGCAATACCTTTTCCCCAGAAATTTTTACCGAGCCAATAGGTAATTTCTGCATCGCCTTCCATAACAAATTTGGCAATACTTCCTGCAATAACAGAACCTACCATAATGGTCTGGTTGTTGATGGTAGGATCATCCAATAATTGGGCATATTTAGCCAGATAGGCTTCTCTGTTTTTAGAATCCTCTGAAGTAAATGCAGCAAGGTGTCTGGCTTCATCATCAAGCTGAAATTGGAAAAGGATTTCTAAATCATCAACTATTGTGGGTCTGAGTTTTATTTCTTGTATATGATCTCCCATTTTAAAGGGTGCGTTGGTTGATTTTCAAATATAATTAAATAGGGCAGTTAAAAATCAGGTTCATCGTGTGAGAATGATATAAATCGGAAGAATTCCGTGAGTGAAGGAGTGCATTAAGGCACAAGTACTTCCATGATCATGATGTATTTATCAATTCCTTTACTAAATCCATCCGGTATAATCTCTACTGTTCGGAATCCGTTCTTTTTATAAAACTCAGCAGTATGCTGTGAGGTTTCAATTTTGTAAGGCAGGGAAGGATAGGTCTTTTTTAACAAATCAATCCGGTATTGAGTAAGGGCTTTTCCAATTCCTTTTCCATGATAGTCGGCATGAACCATTCCCCATGATAATCCAGCCACACTATTCTTTGTATCTAAAAAAAATCCACCATTTGCTACTACTTGACCATCCATTTTAACTACGAAGTAATTCTCTTTAGTATATTGATCTAAAAAGTCTTCAAAGAAAGGTAATTCTTCCATAGCAAAAAACTTTGGTAAATTGCTTTTGAAGATTTTGATGCAGTCTTCTCTGAAAATTTTTGTGTAATTGATGATTTTCATAAGTATTCGTTGAAGTTTATATTTGTTGATTTAAATTGGGAAAGATGTATTTCTATTTGATTTGGATTTCAGGAAGTTTAATTTCTTTGTTATAAAGCAGATAAACTATGTTTTTTATGAAATCTTCCTTTTTTATTCTTTCTCCGTTCGTTACATAAGCAATGGATAGGTCTGCCTCTTTATTATAGATGAGAATTGCGTGAGATCCTAAAGTATCACCGCCATGTCCATAAAATATAAAACGATCAAAATCCCAGATAGCCATACCTCTTCCCCAATCTTCTTTTCCTAAAACAGGTTCCATAAGCTTTAGAGATTCTTCCTTTAAAATTTTGTTGTGGAATAGGCTATTGATGAAAATATTCAGATCATAAGGAGTTGCAGAGATATCACCCACCCCAATTACATTCAGAAAGTCTATTTCCTTTTTCAGAACCTTCCAGGATCCGTTTTCATATCGGTAAGGCAGGAATACATTTTTTTTGTCAGATTTGAAAGAGTCCATATTTTTTAAGCCCAAAGGTTTTATGATTTCAGAATACAGTATTTCGTAAAAAGATCTTTGATGTTTTTTTTCAAGAATTTTTGTCAGAAGATAGTACGCCGAATTTGAATAGGCCACCTTTTCACCCGGTTCAAAGCTTTTCCCTTGTTGAATAATCAGATCCATAATCTCCCGGTCACTTACTTTTTCGGTAACCCAGACTTCACCATCTTTTACCACATAGCTTCCCAATCCGCTGGTATGTTCTAATAAATTTTTAATGGTTATTGTATTGGAATTGGGAATCTCCGGATAAAATGCTGACAGTTTATCATTTAATTGGAGTTTATTTTCTTCAATTAATTTAAAAATTAAAACAGCAGTAATCATTTTGGTAACAGAGCCTACCTGATATCTGGTGTTTTTATTATACGTTAATTCAGGAATGTTTTTTTGCCCAAAATTTTTAGCATAGACTTCCTTACCATTTCTAAAAACCGACAAACTTCCAACTCCTATATTATTGTTTTCAATATAACTCAGGTAATTATCCAATTTTTCAGCAGGAATGGTTTGTGAAAAAAAATAACTGGAAACAAGAATAAGTAAGAAAATAATTGGGTTTTTCATGGATGTAGTTGTATTATTTGTTAATTGAAGAATCTGATCATAAATATATTACATCTCAGGATATATTGCTGTACATAGTGAGAAATCTTTACGGAGAATATTTCGGAGACCATCATTATTTTGTAATCTCTTTTTCAATTTTCAAAAGCATTTCTTTTGCATTGTTGTTGTCAGGGTTTAATGCAATGGATTTCTGATACATGGTAACAGCGTCTTCCTTTTTACCACATTGTAGCAATGCTTCTCCATAGCTGTCATACACATTCGAACTCATCGGAAATAATAATGTTGCTGAATGGAAGGTTTTCAAGGCGTGATCACATTGCGGAAGTCTGAGAAACTGGTATCCCAGCTTATTAAAATCTCTTTCAGAGGCTTCAGAACTGCGTGGATTTTTCAGATATTCCTGAATCAGCTGATCTGCTTTTTCATTGTTTCCACTTTCAAGTAAGCTTCCATAGGTTCTTGAAAAATTTTGTTCTGGAACCGTATGCGGTTTGTTATTCATTATATTTAAAACAGTATTGGATATCGCAAAAACAGGAGTGTTGCCACTATTGGAAAGAAGAATAACGGTTTGGCTTTTTGCCATATTATGCAGTAAAATACTGGTGAGACCATTGATTAGCCCATCGTGAAAAACTATCTTTCCATCAGTTTCGTCCGTATACATAGCCCATCCTAAGCCATAGCTGGCTTCTTTTCCGTCTATCATAAAAGTTACTTTTTTCCCATCACTGAGTGTAGTGGGAGTTAAAGCTTCCTGCAGTTCTTTCTTTCCTACTATTTGATGGGTAAACAATGCGTTTTGATATTTTTTAAGGTCTGATGCCGTACTTAGAATACCTCCGTTTCCATAAAAATTACTTTTTTCCTGTATCAGAAATGGATCTTTAAGGGTATTGACATTCACAAGATGGGTTGAATATAAATTTGGATAAGTGTATAATTCTACCTGATTTTGACTTTTAATTTTCCTGTTAACAGGGACCAATGAATCTTTCATTTTGGCAGGTTTAAAAATATTCTCATCCAGATACCGGCCATAGCTCATTCCGGAAACCTTCTCTATGATCATTGCGGCAATACAAAAGTTAACATTATTGTATTCCCATTTGCTTCCCGGTAGAAATGAAAGGGGTATTTTGAAGCGAAGGAGCACTGGAATAATATCCTGATTAGAAATTATTTTTTCCGGATTTTCTTTGATAACCGTATCAAATAAATGATACTCTTGTGCCAATCCTGAAGTGTTGCTAAGGAGTTGTTTGATACTGATATTAGAATAAGGGAAATCCGGCAGATATTTTTGAACAGGGTCCTCTATCCTAAGCTTTCCTTTCTGTTGAAGCTGCAAAACAGCAGTTGAGGTAAACGTTTTTGTGATCGAAGCAATGGGGAACTGAGACGTATCACTCATCTTTTCTTTCTTCTCCATATTGGAAAATCCATACCTATTAGAAAAAATAGCATCTCCGGGCCTGGAGATAACAACACTTCCATTAAAAATTTTTTTCTCATAAAGCGTTGAAAACAATTCTTTCAACCCTTGCCCGGAAAGAATGTTGATAAAGAAGATTGTTATCCATACGAATAGGTATTTATTTCTCATTTTATTTTAATTTTTTGTATTGATGTTTTCAAGATTTCATTCAAGCGATTTTCATCATTTTATTTGTTCATTAGCTAAGATTACCTTCAGTAAATCATCAAATGCATTGAATGATTTTTGATTTTCTTCATAGGTAAAGAAAGAAATATTCTATGGTTATTTTATGGCTTACACTAATAGTAAAACACCTGAGAAAAGGATAGTATTACATTGGAGTATGAAATTTTAGGCTGTCCTTACACTTCATTTCTTTTAAATTAAATAATTACAGTATTGATTTTTTCCAGCTTGTCAAAGTCAGTTAATAAGAAGATTTTATTTAAATAAAAATCTCCGAAGTCGTCTGACTTCGGAGATTGGAGGAGCTTGGTATGAGCGCCTTTAAATATTTTTTTAAAGATTAATCTTTTGGGGGATTTATTATTTTTGTTTCAATGAAAAGTTATCTATATAAACAGCCTGATGAACGCCATTCAGCAGAACTTTCAGCCCTAAATGGGTGTCTTTTTTTATAGAAATATTGTATGTTTTTCTATCTCCTGTTATCTTGGAAGGTTTAGCAATTGAAACATATGATTTTGCATCGGAAGTTTTGTTGACTGAGAAAATTTCCAGTGTGGTTTCTCCTCCGTTATCTGAAATATCAAGGGTAAGAGTATAGTTTCCGGTTTTAATTTCTGGAGTCACTAAATACATATTTTCTCCCGGGCTGTTCATAGAATAAAATATAATTTTTTTATCACTCG of the Chryseobacterium capnotolerans genome contains:
- a CDS encoding GNAT family N-acetyltransferase: MGDHIQEIKLRPTIVDDLEILFQFQLDDEARHLAAFTSEDSKNREAYLAKYAQLLDDPTINNQTIMVGSVIAGSIAKFVMEGDAEITYWLGKNFWGKGIATTALKDFLTIETTRPIFGRVAFDNLGSQKVLENCSFIKIGTDKGFANARQAEIEEFIYRLDI
- a CDS encoding GNAT family N-acetyltransferase, with product MKIINYTKIFREDCIKIFKSNLPKFFAMEELPFFEDFLDQYTKENYFVVKMDGQVVANGGFFLDTKNSVAGLSWGMVHADYHGKGIGKALTQYRIDLLKKTYPSLPYKIETSQHTAEFYKKNGFRTVEIIPDGFSKGIDKYIMIMEVLVP
- a CDS encoding serine hydrolase domain-containing protein; its protein translation is MKNPIIFLLILVSSYFFSQTIPAEKLDNYLSYIENNNIGVGSLSVFRNGKEVYAKNFGQKNIPELTYNKNTRYQVGSVTKMITAVLIFKLIEENKLQLNDKLSAFYPEIPNSNTITIKNLLEHTSGLGSYVVKDGEVWVTEKVSDREIMDLIIQQGKSFEPGEKVAYSNSAYYLLTKILEKKHQRSFYEILYSEIIKPLGLKNMDSFKSDKKNVFLPYRYENGSWKVLKKEIDFLNVIGVGDISATPYDLNIFINSLFHNKILKEESLKLMEPVLGKEDWGRGMAIWDFDRFIFYGHGGDTLGSHAILIYNKEADLSIAYVTNGERIKKEDFIKNIVYLLYNKEIKLPEIQIK
- a CDS encoding serine hydrolase codes for the protein MRNKYLFVWITIFFINILSGQGLKELFSTLYEKKIFNGSVVISRPGDAIFSNRYGFSNMEKKEKMSDTSQFPIASITKTFTSTAVLQLQQKGKLRIEDPVQKYLPDFPYSNISIKQLLSNTSGLAQEYHLFDTVIKENPEKIISNQDIIPVLLRFKIPLSFLPGSKWEYNNVNFCIAAMIIEKVSGMSYGRYLDENIFKPAKMKDSLVPVNRKIKSQNQVELYTYPNLYSTHLVNVNTLKDPFLIQEKSNFYGNGGILSTASDLKKYQNALFTHQIVGKKELQEALTPTTLSDGKKVTFMIDGKEASYGLGWAMYTDETDGKIVFHDGLINGLTSILLHNMAKSQTVILLSNSGNTPVFAISNTVLNIMNNKPHTVPEQNFSRTYGSLLESGNNEKADQLIQEYLKNPRSSEASERDFNKLGYQFLRLPQCDHALKTFHSATLLFPMSSNVYDSYGEALLQCGKKEDAVTMYQKSIALNPDNNNAKEMLLKIEKEITK